Part of the Alosa alosa isolate M-15738 ecotype Scorff River chromosome 18, AALO_Geno_1.1, whole genome shotgun sequence genome is shown below.
GGCAACGGTTTTGAAGGTGGTGTTCAAGTCATCTGTCCAGCTGTCTAATGTTTGCCTATCTGGGTGCCTTCCCTCCAGGGTGAAACACTCCTCACCTTCTGCATTTTTCTCTTTTGAGTTGCTTTTTGTTTTACCCTTTTCCCCTGCTCCTTCCTCATTACTTTCTTCCTCAATGACTTCAAGCTTGGATTGGCTGAATGAGCGATCTCCTGCCTTTCCGTCATTCGAGAGGCTTGATGTTTTAGGATCACTCAGGCCATCATCCTCATCTTGCATGTCATAGCCGTCCAGGGAATCGATCTCTGTGGCATCCGTGTCATGGGAGAACTCTGCTGTGGTTGCTAATGAACAGTCTGTGATTGACTGATCATTGCCATTTGCTTCAAGCTCAACATCATCTTCTTTCCCTTCGCCATTCAAGGCTGAGTCCTTCTGGTTCGAGCCATTTCTATCCCTCTTCTGCCTTATGCGTTTTGGTTCTGGACTATCCTCAGCTATCTTGAAGCTGTATTTTTTAAGAGGAATGGGCTGGAACACAGACTCATCATCACTTGAGTCACTCTCATCAGCCccaggaggaaggggagagggaggctgGACTCGTATGACGGGCTCTGCAAGGAGGTGCCTGTCATGCTCTTCTTGGAGGTTCACCTCCATCATCTCTGTCTCAGCCTCAGAGGAGGGACAAGATCCTTTCTTTTCTGGTTCAGACTGCTCTCCCTCTgcagaaggaggtggaggaaacTCAATATAGGCAACTCTCTTGTCTTTTGGTCTTTTGAGTACATCTTGGCTTGCTTTCCTAGGCTCTGAAGATGTTGCTGGTTTGGATTCATGGAAAATGAAAGTCTTGCCTTCTTCTTCCTCGGACTCCTCAGGGATGGGACTGGGCATGCCTGCCATGGGGCCGATGACAGACTCTGGTGTTCTGCAGGTAAGGTCATAGCTTACTTCCTCAGATGTAGGAGTCTCTGGGGTGACTGGGCTTTTTCCGGAACTGTCCAAAAAGGTCACCTGTTCTAGAGTGTCATCCTCTGGGCTACCCTGGGGAGAGGGAGGctgcttttgttttacttgGTAAAATGCTCCCCTAGTTTCGTGCACTGTACGACTTTCATGACTGACTATCTTTTTGTATGTGCTCAGCTGCCCTGTGGCAGTTTCCTTCTCATACTGCTTGCCCACTTGGATGCTAACATAAACTGGTAAAGGCTTGATGTCTTTGAAACTCTCTGTAGTTGCAACAGGCGACACCTTTTCCATGTACTCTACTTGATCACTATCAACACCATTGCAAATTACTGTGGCGATTGACTCTGAGGCAGATCCTATGGATGACAAATCACTAGATGATCTGTTTTCATCAGAACTACAGTTCAGTCGGCTTCTAGCTAATGTGGGTATTTGTGAAGTACCCCTATCATGAGCTTTGACTGAATTATCTAACTTTAATGTGCTACTCTGATGATGGTTTACAAAACTAGATGATACCCTAACAGGAATTTGTGATTCCGAGTTTTTTTTTAGACTTCTGTTATACTGATCAGAGTTACTGCTATCTTCTCGTATCACAAGCTCTGTGTAGATAATTTTTTTGGTTGTTTCCTCCTTAGTGGCTATTTCCCCCTCACTCTCATTATGGGCTTTGTGGTGTCCATTGCCATGGCTTTCCCAGGTCttgtaagtttttttttcttcagactCCTGTTCTTTCAAATTGGTGTTGTGGTTAGGGGAGGGACCTTTGGGAAGGGGTTTGTGCCTTTCACCTGACTGATTTTGAGAGTAGGCCTGGGCTCCTCTTACATAATAGTTTTGACCCTTTTTTGGACTACCATCAGGATCATGATCTTTTTTTGGGCTTTGCTCTCGGCTGCCTGAGTCTGCCGATTTTGGGTTATTAGCACCTGCAAAAACCTGATAGGCTGGCTTGCTCTCTGAGAGCTTTCTGATTGTAGAGGGTGATGTTTGCCCAGCCCACTGAGGACCCTTATCTTGTTTTTGAGCCTCAGCTTCAAACTTCATCCTAACAGAACTGACTTTAGAAGTGGAGGGTAGGAATGATTTGGACGTGTCACTCAAACTGCTTGTTGATGACACATCAGCTTGTTTCTGCTTTTCGTCGCCATATTGAAAGAGCGCACGCCTCTCTGGACTACTCGGCAGGCTGGCACATTTTCTGTCATTTGACCCATATCTATCCCTAAATCTGTCCCTGCTCCACTCCTCCCCACTCCCTCCACTCCGGTACACTGATCTCTCAGGGCTGCTTCGGGTGGAGCTCGGCCCTGATCTTGTCTCCCTGGAGTCTGGGCGGCGGGACTTTTTCTCAGGGGATGACAGCTCATCGTTTAGTTTCTCTGTTTTGTCACGAAAAAACTGTGAGACCTCACTTAgtttctcctctgcctctttCACAGTCCTGTCTACCCTGTCCTCGTAGACCTTTTCCCTGTTCTTCACTTGCCTATCTTCTGTGACTCGCATCCATACAGACTGTTTAGGACTACCTGGCTCTGAGGAGTACTGGAGCAGTGTTAATTTGTCATACTGCCCATCTGGGTTGGACCTATCTGAAGAATTCTTTGATGGTTTCAACATGTACTCTCTCATGCAGCCACGGTGGCCTCCTTCCTCATAGACAGACCTGTCAGCCCCCTGCATACGTGACCTATCAATCACTGACTCGTCAGAATCTGAGTGCGAGGAGTCAAATTTGTCAGAGTGGAACATTTTGTCAGCAAATTTGTAAGACTCTCCCCTAACTTCAGATGACTCATCGTCTTGATATTCTACAGAGTGCTGGCTCAGAAGCTTCAAGGTTTTGTAGGAGTCGTCTGCCATTAGCTGAGCCGAACTCGGGCGGCTGTCATCTTCCTGAGACACAGGTGTATTCACTCGGGAAGAGTCCAAATAGCAAGGAAGTGATTCCTCAGGCTCCTCTTCTTCCTGTCCTCTAGTTGGATATTcctttattccactgttgccctGGTAGATGTACATCTCCTTTTCTGGGTGTTTTTTGGTCTCACGTATGATGACGCCAGTTGGCTCTGATTTCCCTTTCTCAATGTGAACCTCAATAATTCTCTCAACTTTGGGCATTCCAGACATGTCCCTATCTGAAGGCCTCGGTGAAGATTCAGCTCTGTGGCCATCACCTCCAGTCTTATGTTCAAACAAACCTGATAATTCCCTGGAGGGATCTCTTCCTGACTGAAAAGCTTTCATGATGTCTCTCACAGACATAGTTTCTTCCAGTCTCTCAGGTGTACCTTCCTTACTGTGAGGCTTGTGGTAGACCATGCGAGTTGTTGTTGTGATATGTGTTTCCTCTTTCACCCTCATGCCCTTGCCCATCATAGAGTCTTCTTCTTGGTTGGCTTTTGCTTGGTAGGCTTTGACTCGATCCTTAATGGATCCTCCAGGAGATCTGGGCTCTACATCGATGCACTGGGCAGGTGGTCGAGACGCTCTTGCTTCCTCCATGGCTGATTCATGAATGTCATCCGGGGGCTCATAGCTCCGTATGACATGGACAACCTCAGTTCGTGTTTCAGTGATGACAGGAGGGATCGGTACATCTTGGAAGAGGGCCTTGGGTCCCATGCCCTCAGCACTCTGTGGGGCAGAAGGTGTCCTCTCACTTCTTGTCTCAAAGCCACTGTCTGAGAGAGGACTTTTGTCCTGGTCGTGAGATATGTCATCTGGGGAgtccaacacagcatcacttcCAAAGAGGGCTTCGGCTAGCTTGCAGAGCTCTTTTTCTGAGGCAGACGGGCGCATGTTGGTAGGCGGCATTCTGAGCTTGTGCTCTTGTACGGCCATGGCAGGTTTAAGCACTCGTTTCTgtttctcctccccctctctcctcacctcctcattTCTTTGTTTGGCTTCTGCAATTTTGGAAAGAGGGCTAGCACCAATATCATTTGAAAGATAGTCCACCACCTTTGCCAGGTTAAAATCCCTTTCAGGTATGTTCTTTGATTTAGCCTGTTGAGCCACTGTCTCATATCGGGGTGGACTTCTCCAGTTATTGTGTTGGCTGTCATCTATCTCGTCCTCATTTTCAATGCTTGGTTTGCGGGGAACTTTGCTGTCTCTAAGCACGTCTTTGGTCAGTATCTCACTGACTTTGACAAGATCCTGCTTAACTTTCTCTACTATTCTGTAAGGCTCCTCATCCTCCATTTTCTCTTTCGGAGAATCAGAACGCAGACCTTTTGTGGCTGAGCTGGTGTCTGTCTGCAAAATGGCCGACATCCTGATCAAGTCCTCTTTCATGTCGGCCACATCCTTCAGTATCTCCTGGCTGGAAGACAGAGGGGACGTGGAGGCAGTGGACTTTAGAGCTGATTGAGACATGAACAGTGGGGTTTTGACTGGTGACAAAGTCCTGGCAAAGGAAGACTGGGACTGTTTGCTGGGTTCAGTGGGGGCCGCCTTTCTAGGGGACAAGAGAGCAGCTGCTGATTTGGACACGTCTGGAAGCTTTTTAAATTGGTGCTGCTCTGGTAAGACGTTAATGACAGAGTATACGGGGACTGTGACTGTACTCGACGTGACAGATGTGGTGGAGGAAGGTGAGGGCCTCATGTTGGCATAGATGGAGTTGGAAGCAGAGGAGCGGAATGACTGATAGGAGGAAGATGGCGTGGAAGACATGGATTTTAGCGTGCCGTAGCCTGAGGCAGAACAGGAGTTGAATGTTTTTTCCACTTCGTCAAGGGCTGCGTTGACACTGGTTGTGGCTGCGTTTGTCGTCGCCTGGATCCGTTCTTGCAGAGTGCTTGACAGGAGAGAGGTTGGGGAGGCAGAGCGATATTTGGTTGGGGACACTGTCCCGTTTATCAGTGCTGCAGTGCTTGGGGCAGCATTTGTCTTCAGGGGCGAGGTGAGAGATGAGAACAGCCCCCTTGAAACCGCAGAGGGGTCAGTACTCGTCCGAACAGAGGAGAGGCCTGGGAcagttttgattggtgaggATGTGATTGGGGCAGTGGAGGTCACCACTTTCTTGTAGGGCAAAGTGGAGCTGTACATGCTCAAGGAAGATTTGGGAGAGGCTGGAGGGGTCATGGCAATGGAGGACCTCTCAAGAAGGGACCCACTAGGTGGCACAGGGGAAGTCCTGGCCTGCAGGGCGGCCAACCCTTTCACAGACACTGGATCGGGGGAGCTTTTCCCAGGGGACGACAGAAGTGTGGGGGAGGACTGGACAGGGTACTGGGCCTGCTGAACCACTGTCTTTATCGGGGAGGAGATGGTTCTATACGAGCGGGCAGGGGAACCTATCTCACTAGAGGACCTAACAGAGGCGGCTGGGGAGCCTCCGATGACTGACTTGATGGGGGACGCCGAGTTGATGGACCAAACCGACTTTAGTGGCGAGGCACAGGGTGTGTTGGAGGAAGAACTGGAGAGGGATCCGAAACCGGATTTGGTCTGGCAAGGCGCATGAACGGGAGTGTTAGATGACCAGGATTGGTAGGATCGCGTTGAAAAGACAGGCTTGTAAGCATAGCCCGGAGTCTGTTGTTGTGGCATTGTTGATGCTTTTTGCTGTGGTGTGTTCTCTCGATCAGCTGTTTCTTGAATAAGCCAAATTAAAAagtaatgaaaataataaaggGCAACGGAAATAAAGAAACGGAAATTATTAAAtgaaagaaacaaagagagaggaaaaacttGTCAGTTGATTAGTTCGAGTAAGACAGAGTAAAACAGAGATAGAGCATCAATCACCTTTTTTTCTGAGAGATGACGATGAAACTCAGTTTTGGAATGATGTGTGCAGTAAACAGTGAGTGAAACAAGGCAAAACAACTGAAATCATACCAAACAGAACATGAAAGACAGGGCGTGTGAATGTAAAAAGGGCAGGGACGCTGATGTTGACAAAGAAAATAATTACCTTATTGACTTTTCGTAAACTTGAAAATCCTAGACATACAACGCATCTAAGACTTCAATGTACCAACAGAGACCTGCTGTATCTATTCAAGTTAGGCTTATAATTTATACCTGTGAGTGGAAATTGCAGTTGCAAAGAGGGAATTTTAAGTACTTTTAAGGTGGCTTAATCTGCCACACACCTTATTCAAAGAAGTTGATTTATCAACCTTTAAAGAAAACTGCAGAATATACAACAAATGTTACAATGTGGTCTTGTGAGAGGGCTTCTATTCATTATGTAACTTGTTTTACCCACTTTTGATGGTCCACCTGACTAAAACTTCAAATCTTAACCACAATTTGAAAAGCCAATAAGAGTTGAGCAACTTGTAAAAATAATGGAGGAAGAAGTATGCAACGTATGTGAAGTAGAAGCTTTATTTCATCCTTCAACATTTGGCAACCAGCAGAGAAATGCAATGAAATGCAAAggacatagaaaaataacaACATTTACAATGCTGGGCAAAATTGACAGACAAGGCTTAAAGAAATACCTCAATAAACCATGCAATGTATGCCATGACAAGACATGCAATGTGACAAGATGACCATGTAAAATGACCATGTGGTATGACATAATATTggcaaatatttaaaaaattaatATTGTAGATCTACAGAATATTAACACAATTACCCCTGAGCACAAGACATAATCACCCATAAATGCAACCTTATGAAACACAATAGTTTTGTGCTCTCATAATGAAAGCTTGTTGAAGTTAATTCCATACAACCTCATAAATAGCATGACTGTTCTGcaaacactgaaataaaaatgtattgcaACTGCTTTAACTGTTCTATAAATACAATTACACAGTTGATCTTTTCTGCTGGCAGAATTAGGTCTaaatgtacatttgtgtgtgtgtgtgtgtgtgtgtgcgtgtgtgttttgtgtgaatgGGTGTTAAGAAGAGGAAATGAGGACTCACTGGAGGCTGGGGGAGACAGATAGCTGTAGCGTTTACGCAAAGCTAGAGAGGCAAAAGCATGGCGCCGCTCTTTGTTTTCATTCTggaaaaacaaccaaacaaaacaaacgacctttaacaaaaaaatatttagaggTATGCAACCTGGATGCCACTTGAACTGTAACTTTACTGACTGCTTTGTGTCTATGTAGCAGTGAAAGAAATGCCTAAATGTCAAATATTCTTAAGACATTAAAATGAGTCAAAGTGTTTCTAACATAATGCATCTACATGTGAAGCACACATATCTCAACGAATCACATCGCAGTAGAATCTCACACTATCCTTCGATTGAGTCGCTCATGCATAAGCTATAAGTTCACCTCCACGGTGAGAGCATCGTTGCTTATTTGTGCTGACTCAGTCACTGACATATTGAGGTAATGCACTTGACCTGGCAGGTGACTGCTCAGCATCTGGCTCGGATCTGGCCCAGACACGGCTATGATATGGGCTCCCTGCCGCACTGCACTCTGGGTAATAGGGTGGCCTGGCCAATAGGAGGCCTGCATGCATTTATGACTCCTTCACCTTGGGTGGGTTGAGTGGTGATGCGGTAGATCAGCTACCCTGCACTCAACAGTATCAATCACTCACTGTATGTCCTTCAATAGAGTAAAGGCATATCGCATGCACTATATCCATCGCAAAGGGAGAAATAGCTATACCATAGCTATATGTTGAATTTATTTTGTGTGAACTGTCTATGATGAAACAAAAATAAGTGGTAAACAGAACAATGAGACACTGTTTGTACTTATATTATCTACTGTCCTACTCGTAATGATATTTGGAGTGGAATCATGGAACAGAAATTATGGGAAACAAGCAAAGAAGCGTATCCAAGGAAAAATGCGAAGGGAAGATTACAGCGATGTAGCTGTCTGTCGCCTCTATTTTCAAGTAGTCTGTATACTACTAATtgaaagcaacacaatgcaattcttttaccttaaaataatggcttTAAACTGATGCTACACTGACTTATAATACAGAGAatgaaatgtctgaaatgaccaATGCGTACCCCGAATGCTTGATATTGCACTAGGTAACATTATTAATGCATCGGGAAGGATCATGGCCCTTTCGTTAGTTTTTTGCCTAACTGGGTACAGTCTTAGCGCTAAATGCAATGCCGTTAAATGCTGACGCCAAGAAGCATAGGCGTCAATCCTTCCATTGTGTTCCTTTAAGGCGACTCTGACTTAAAAGAGAAATCTGGCAAATTTTCACATAGATCATCataggtcaccgagtactgtcggtccAAAAACAAATGACATGGGAGCTCACGGACatacccccagagtgtagcgctgaaGTTGCCTGGCTGCATTAGCTgcctaggtaaaaccgattgtttccattttttccgtaccgacagtactcggtgacctcgagaaatggagatctatgtgaaaactcgccggatttctcctttaaggcgGCATCATTACTCCAGCTGATCAAAACATTTCGAATGGTATCTGCGGAATGCTGCCATTGTATCTATTACACTTTTTTCATAAATGAATGTGTTTTAGTTGTCATTATTGTTTACATTGATTACCTTTCCAGCACAGATAACCTCATATCCAAAAGTCAACAACCCTTTCACTGACTTTCGAAATCTCAGAGGACCTTTCAAATTCACCACAAATGTGATCTCTCAACGTGAAAACTCACAAGACAAATAAGAACTAAAGTAATATCTTTCAACATTAAACAAAACTTGATTCAGGACACTACAAGAAATGTAGGCAATATCTACAGAATGCATATTTGCGTTTTATGCAAAGATAAGGGTTATTTGTCATATTCCTCATAAAATGAAACTTAATGTTTTTACAACTTTATGGATATTCAATTCAATATTAACTTATTCCTTTACTGGCCAATTGTCAACAGTCTATGACCAGCTGAGGAAGCTACAAGAGACTATCattgacaaacaaaacaaacaaacaaaacaagaatGGGTAGACCAGACCCACTGTTATGGTTGGCATGGTTACCCATATTTACCTCATCATCTGGATCAGACTCCATTTCCTGTAGCGTATCCCATGAGGCAttgcaggatggagagaggggagagagggggatgaagatGATGACATGGTGGAGGCAGAAGGTGGCGGGGTAGTGGTTGTAGGGAGAAGCGTCAAAAAAAGGAAGGCAAAGGAAACCAGATGAGAGCAGAGCTGGGAATCTCTCACACAGCAAACGAGGAAAAAACATGACTGAACAAAACAGCTTCTCCAAAATTAAAGGGAGCAGGTTGGGTCAATTTGTGAATGGCAAACTGAGCCATGTCAAATAGGTCcaggtgtgtgttggtatgtgtgtgagcttgtgtgtgttagtctgcaTTAGTGGATAGACAGCATGTGTCTATTTGTAGCCTATGATgaggtatgtttatgtttgtgtgttatgtttgcatgtgtgtgtgtgtgtgtgtgtctgtgccttccTGTAAGATGGCAGTGAGAAGTTGAGGTTGCAtatggccatgtgtgtgtgtgtgtgtgtgtgtgtgtgtgtctgtaccttCCTGTGAGTTGGCAGTGAGAAGTTGAGGTTGCATATGGCCGTGTGGGCCTGGCTCCTGCTGGTCTTGGCCTCGCTGAGGAACGACAGACGGCCACATGGGTCCTGACCCAGATCTCGCACCTGAGGAGCATTCAAAAGCACGTCAACACTTCATATCCTACACACCTCGCACCAATATACAGATAACAAAAAGCACGTCAACACTTCATATCCTACACACCTCGCACCAATATACAGATAACAAAACTCACCTCGCACCAACATACAGATATCAAAACTCAACTCGCACCAATATACAGATAACAAAACTCACCTCGCACCAACATACAGATCTCAAAACTCAACTCGCACCAATATacagaaaacaaaactcacCTCGCACCAACATACAGATATCAAAACTCAACTCGCACCAATATACAGATACCAAAACTCAACTCGCACCAATATACAGATAACAAAAAGCATGTCAACACTTCATATCCTACACACCTCGCACCAATATACAGATAACAAAACTCACCTCGCACCAACATACAGATATCAAAACTCAACTCGCACCAATATACAGATAACAAAAAGCACGTCAACACTTCATATCCTACACACCTCGCACCAATATACAGATAACAAAACTCACCTCGCACCAACATATAGATATCAAAACTCAACTCGCACCAATATACAGATAATAAAACTCAACTTGCACCAATATAAAGATAACAAAAAGCACGTCAACACTTCATATCCTACACACCTCGCACCAATATACAGATAACAAAACTCATCTCGCACCAATATAAAGATAACAAAACTCACCTCGCACCAACATACAGATATTAAAACTCAACTCGCACCAATATACAGATAAAAAAACTCAACTCGCACCAATATACAGCTAACAAAAAGCATGATAAACACTTTATATCCTACACACCTCGCACCAATATACATATATCAAAACTCACCTCGCACCAATATACAGATATCAAAAGTCATCTTGCACCAATATGCAGATAACAAAACACACCTCGCACCAATATACAGATATCAAAACTGACCTCGCACCAATATAGATATCAAAAAGCACGAAAAACACTTTACATCCTACACACCTCGCAccaacatacaaataacaaaaagcACGTCAACACTACCCACAACTCCTCTCACCAACATATAGGCAATGAGACCAGGCCAGTAAAAACACTGTTTTTCAGATCAACAGAACCTTGGTGATTTTTTTcagaaaatatgttttaaagaATGTGTGCAtattaatgtttgtgtgtgtgtgtgtgtatgtgtgtggtgtgcgttcAGTATCACCTTTACATTGAAGGGCAGTCTGTTCTCCTTGAAGGCATAGAAGTTAAAGATGAGCTGCTGCCCACTTTTGGTCAGTGGCGATAGGTTTCCATAGCAATGCACAAAAATGGGCTTGCCCTCCAGAACCTGTCAATCATGTAAAGAACCAATGAAAATCAGACCTAAGAGCCAGGGAAATCTGACATTGCCATTTTACTATAACAGACAAGAATACCTGTCTCATactacaggacacatgattagTACAAAATCAACGACCTATATCTAACTTTTATGATATCAGtcatctcactcactcatgtgCATTTGGCCATTGACTGTTACTGTTTAAATGAATGTTTTTAGTTTTTCCTGAAGtagtttctgtttttttatgaAGTTGTTTGGCAGTAACAAGTCAGTATTTAACATTGAGATGCCCTGTTGGTCACTGACTGTGACACCCGTCTGAAACTCTGCAGtgtgcacatttttgtatgtgtgtatgtgtgtgtatgtgtgtgtacgtgtgtgtgtgcgtgcgttcgtgcgtacgcttgtgtgtgcgtgtgagggaCAAAGGACAAATATAAACTTGTGTATGTGCAGAatgggtgtctgtgtgcttgtaggCATGTGTACATGATGAATAATAAACATCTCATtgactgtgtgcatgtttgcgtgtgtatatgacacagacacatgcctCGATATCTTTACTGCGGGCAACCTCCTCGAAGTTCTCCTGCTGCTCCAGAGTTTTGTCCACCTTGTCGTCGGTCATGCAGAAGCAGCGGAGCCGCGACTCGATGGCATCGTGCGTCTTGGCAAACACCACGAACTTCGCCAGGTACGGAACGCAGATGAGCTCTCGGTACAGCTGTGCGGCAAGGCCAACCGTCTCCGGTACCGGCTGGCAGTCAGCCAACCAGAACCTTCCAAAGACAAGGACagcagagggggaggaggagatgaggagaggtgaggatgaaaggagagaaaaaaataggaaaagagaaacaaggaggggtgtgtgtgtgtgtgtgtgtgtgtgtgtgtgtgtgtgtgtgtgtgtgtgtgtgtgtgtgtgtgtgtgtgtgtgtgtgtgtgtgtgtgtgtgagtgtgtgtgtgtgtgtgtgtgtgtgtgtgtgtgtgtgtgtgtgtgtgtgtgtgtgtgtgtggatgaggatTTGCAGataaggaagaggaggaggaaaggaggggggaTCTGTATTTAAATCACTGATCCATATTGTTTGCTCTTATTTACTGCACAACCCGCATTGCTTCTGTTCAGCACTCAAAAATAAGAGTGCTCTCTCTAGGGGACAGTAAAAGTACTGCGGATGGTTTGGGAATTTGGTTGTGTAACCAAATGGGAAAATATATGTTGATGATAATTCCAAATTAATTATTGGAACGAATTCCAAGTTTTTATGAAAAGGTAGCAACATGGACGTATCAGGCAGTATCACACCATCTCAAGTTTACACTTCAAAATATAGACAGGAACCAAAAACCCGAGACAT
Proteins encoded:
- the ank3a gene encoding ankyrin-3 isoform X3; the encoded protein is MGNKSGLTPLHLAAQEDQVGVAEVLLNHGAEADVRTKMDYTPLHVACHYGNQKMANFLLENRAKVNAKTKNGYTPLHQAAQQGHTHIINLLLQYGASANQLTLNGNTPLSIARRLGYISVVDTLRGVTDDNLCNVAATEKHKINVPETMNEFLDMSDDEVHRASQRDVASEDSQSGGEEGEDAMTGDTDKYLRPQDLRELGDDSLPQEGYMGFSIGARSASLHSFSSDRSNTLNRSSYARDSMMIEEILAPTKDPLHNVFKDISYMIDPPNKQHLAITRESECLRRYSWTPETVDNANTVSSPIHSGYNSPLPQYDSRFLVSFMVDARGGSMRGSRHDGMRIIIPPRKCQAPTRITCRLAKRHRLAYPPPMVEGEGLVSRLVEMGPAGAQFLGPVIVEIPHFGSMRGKERELIVLRSDNGDTWKEHQYDCRPQELLTLLNGMNEELDSPAELEHKRICRIVTRDFPQYFAVVSRIKQESDYMGPEGGVLSSETVPMVKASFPPGALTKRIRVGLQAQPIPEDLAQSVIGNRASFSPIVTVEPRRRKFHKPITMTIPVPPRVREAAASGRKGDSAPGLRLLCSITGGTSPAQWEDITGTTPLSFVTDCVSFTTNVSARFWLADCQPVPETVGLAAQLYRELICVPYLAKFVVFAKTHDAIESRLRCFCMTDDKVDKTLEQQENFEEVARSKDIEVLEGKPIFVHCYGNLSPLTKSGQQLIFNFYAFKENRLPFNVKVRDLGQDPCGRLSFLSEAKTSRSQAHTAICNLNFSLPTHRKEMESDPDDENENKERRHAFASLALRKRYSYLSPPASKTADRENTPQQKASTMPQQQTPGYAYKPVFSTRSYQSWSSNTPVHAPCQTKSGFGSLSSSSSNTPCASPLKSVWSINSASPIKSVIGGSPAASVRSSSEIGSPARSYRTISSPIKTVVQQAQYPVQSSPTLLSSPGKSSPDPVSVKGLAALQARTSPVPPSGSLLERSSIAMTPPASPKSSLSMYSSTLPYKKVVTSTAPITSSPIKTVPGLSSVRTSTDPSAVSRGLFSSLTSPLKTNAAPSTAALINGTVSPTKYRSASPTSLLSSTLQERIQATTNAATTSVNAALDEVEKTFNSCSASGYGTLKSMSSTPSSSYQSFRSSASNSIYANMRPSPSSTTSVTSSTVTVPVYSVINVLPEQHQFKKLPDVSKSAAALLSPRKAAPTEPSKQSQSSFARTLSPVKTPLFMSQSALKSTASTSPLSSSQEILKDVADMKEDLIRMSAILQTDTSSATKGLRSDSPKEKMEDEEPYRIVEKVKQDLVKVSEILTKDVLRDSKVPRKPSIENEDEIDDSQHNNWRSPPRYETVAQQAKSKNIPERDFNLAKVVDYLSNDIGASPLSKIAEAKQRNEEVRREGEEKQKRVLKPAMAVQEHKLRMPPTNMRPSASEKELCKLAEALFGSDAVLDSPDDISHDQDKSPLSDSGFETRSERTPSAPQSAEGMGPKALFQDVPIPPVITETRTEVVHVIRSYEPPDDIHESAMEEARASRPPAQCIDVEPRSPGGSIKDRVKAYQAKANQEEDSMMGKGMRVKEETHITTTTRMVYHKPHSKEGTPERLEETMSVRDIMKAFQSGRDPSRELSGLFEHKTGGDGHRAESSPRPSDRDMSGMPKVERIIEVHIEKGKSEPTGVIIRETKKHPEKEMYIYQGNSGIKEYPTRGQEEEEPEESLPCYLDSSRVNTPVSQEDDSRPSSAQLMADDSYKTLKLLSQHSVEYQDDESSEVRGESYKFADKMFHSDKFDSSHSDSDESVIDRSRMQGADRSVYEEGGHRGCMREYMLKPSKNSSDRSNPDGQYDKLTLLQYSSEPGSPKQSVWMRVTEDRQVKNREKVYEDRVDRTVKEAEEKLSEVSQFFRDKTEKLNDELSSPEKKSRRPDSRETRSGPSSTRSSPERSVYRSGGSGEEWSRDRFRDRYGSNDRKCASLPSSPERRALFQYGDEKQKQADVSSTSSLSDTSKSFLPSTSKVSSVRMKFEAEAQKQDKGPQWAGQTSPSTIRKLSESKPAYQVFAGANNPKSADSGSREQSPKKDHDPDGSPKKGQNYYVRGAQAYSQNQSGERHKPLPKGPSPNHNTNLKEQESEEKKTYKTWESHGNGHHKAHNESEGEIATKEETTKKIIYTELVIREDSSNSDQYNRSLKKNSESQIPVRVSSSFVNHHQSSTLKLDNSVKAHDRGTSQIPTLARSRLNCSSDENRSSSDLSSIGSASESIATVICNGVDSDQVEYMEKVSPVATTESFKDIKPLPVYVSIQVGKQYEKETATGQLSTYKKIVSHESRTVHETRGAFYQVKQKQPPSPQGSPEDDTLEQVTFLDSSGKSPVTPETPTSEEVSYDLTCRTPESVIGPMAGMPSPIPEESEEEEGKTFIFHESKPATSSEPRKASQDVLKRPKDKRVAYIEFPPPPSAEGEQSEPEKKGSCPSSEAETEMMEVNLQEEHDRHLLAEPVIRVQPPSPLPPGADESDSSDDESVFQPIPLKKYSFKIAEDSPEPKRIRQKRDRNGSNQKDSALNGEGKEDDVELEANGNDQSITDCSLATTAEFSHDTDATEIDSLDGYDMQDEDDGLSDPKTSSLSNDGKAGDRSFSQSKLEVIEEESNEEGAGEKGKTKSNSKEKNAEGEECFTLEGRHPDRQTLDSWTDDLNTTFKTVATKGLEFDPWSTKEGEDDCFDSKGKDEDPKPFGLSVEDKSQATTPDTTPARTPTDESTPTSEPNPFPFHEGKMFEMTRSGAIDMSKRDFVEERLQFFQIGEHTSDAGKPGDTGKVGRSTGLVASQAQAGERAVEGNVEATTASTPSMANPSQPSSGCLDSSPSDIAEIASSCTVTASKVDPKLRTPIKMGITASITIKKDAASAELADVKKEISESLMAEYVSLNSNIVDSQFGSKRSESKPGDRRDLPTENCNNNNNLESSSVQANYIQRGSVVFNLQTSSQPTLQKASRIEAQISKDTVERVEEKASTQRKAETPKESEIRQPKSRLPVKASGFTFQSSTSGKQKPRQVVKPEARKGVTPALVPLEPRSRIPVKDVKANSALVSPVTAQVAPRMIRPKAEKAVVQVVSASKPLPKVSPPGVSGTVSEAVAAAAACRQSDLSEVCRRSIEFFESVSGETLKLAKRLSDEERQRRGQGEQSQSEEDSSRSSSISTSRSSSLSDPSQPSQPSNSAGSTRGAAPSRAKVTRGSGGERKRSRRTGGGKEGRQVAGTRGAPPVAEIKPSPQSPCERTDLRMAIVADHLGLSWTEVARELNFSVDEINHIRVENPNSLTAQSFMLLKKWVSREGKDATTDTLTAVLTKVNRMDIVTLLEGPIFDYGWHSETSSVNVEPPTPGRSLSSDLIDRQENRSAGCPSSTLPQENSSDSVTSSSRGESGRPRQNGERSDSPAQNSKSQRSGKTSGAQGREEGALVSEHKVQLSATDSGSDEEHTVTTRVFRRRIILKGEDAKNIPGESVSEEQFIDEDGNIITRKIIRKVIRRVDTPTPEDQGGEGDDLDLDPYHRSLIEGDMQGGTPLEGEVSKSRKKDERRSGEKKAYS